The following DNA comes from Gadus macrocephalus chromosome 5, ASM3116895v1.
TCTACAGGTGCGGACCAGTTTCTACAGGTGCGGACCAGTTTCTACAGGTGCGGACCAGTTTCTACAGGTGCGGACCAGTTTCTACAGGTGCGGACCAGTTTCTACAGGTGTGGACCAGTTTCTACAGGTCTTGACCTGTAGAAACAGGTGACGACATGTTTCTACCGGTGTTAACATGTTTCTACAGGTGATGACATGTTTCTACATGTTTCTACGGGTGTTGATGCACAGGTATGCCCCTAGCCGACAACAGCTCAAAAGAACGTCCCCCTGTTCCCAGAAGCCTAATGAAAGGGAGGCATGCTAGCAAGCCGACAGAATCACATCACACCCACTCAACTCACTTAAAGCCGATGCATTCCCGGCAGCACATGGTAAACATTTCTACATTTACATTCTCCAATGCTCAGCGACTGCAGCTGAACTAAACCGCAGAACCGAGAAATTCTACAAAAGTTAGCCTTGCTTCTCTCTCCGCGCCCCCAGGTTCAGAGATAACAGAGGCCGTCTCGACTCCCAGCCAAGGTCAGACAGCGCTCCGTCTCTTCTGGGAAGGACACCGTTGCCAAACGTCTGGTCTTTTGTTCGCCTTATCAGGGCGTGGGCCCGAGGAAAGCTCTAGGCCTCCTCGCTCGACGGAGCAGACTTCAAACGAAACCGGAGAGGGCTTCACGGCTCACCTTCCACGTCCACCATCTTCTTCTCCAGCTCCATCTCGAGCTGCAGGGGCAGAACGAGgagaacaaggaggaggagattcgGGTTACAGCGGAAcgaggtgctgtgtgtgtgtgtagggggctggggggctggggggctggtACCGGGGTCAGATATCACAGACCCAGCGGGGTTCTTCAACAGTCACCCCGGTGAGTACCCGGGTCCGTTGAGGACTCGGTAGACATTCAATATGAGACATGAccgtgggtgggggtggggggggggggggggggaggggggcattcCCTACAGCCCCGTGAGTCACAGACATGTCACGGTTTCCTGTCACAACGTCTGAGCTCAGAACTCTTCGCAGGAATTCTGCATTCCCTGGAGACGAAGCCCAGGAAGACGCTTTGGTTCTGCGTTCAGATCCAACGGCAGGGCCTACAGAAGAGAGGGAGTCTCCGCCGGCTGTTCGCCGATTACCAGAACACACATGCGTGCTTGAGGAGGCACATGTGGAAACGTTCCGGTGGtcctttcccatgatgcatcaggACATCGTTAGATGAACGTGTTCCATTACAGTTCTGAAGTTTTTGATGAAGTATAACCGTCGTGCTCTTTGGATAGTTGTAAATGTGCTTGGATGCCTCAGTCTCGCCTGGGAGTGGCCTTGGAACAAAGTGTTTCTGCTTTAATGAGTCACTaagagtgggtgagtgagtgagtgagtgtgtgtttgtttcagggTCTGCTGGGTTAGGGTACGGGGTGAGAGGTCACGGTGAGAGCTCCTACCTCTGCCATTTTGTTCTTGGTCTTCCCGGCGGTGAAGGAGGGGGGGTCACACTCCGTGGCCAGGTCCACCTTCATGAACTCCTCCACCGTCAGGTGgctggtgggcgtggcctcAAACTCTGTCAACCTGCCGACCAATCCCAGCCAAGATACAAGACGTTAGTTGTAATGGCGAACATAAAATAAGGGTTTTAAAACCTCCCTGATAAGTtcaaaaccaaaacaataatttgataataataaaactTTACGGAAAAGTGAACACCTTATTGACCACATCAAATAAAACTTAAttgaaaagataaaaaatgtTATTGACCAGACAGAACAGTTCATGGATCCCAGGGAGGTGGGCCCAGaaggttgtgggggggggggtctgctcaCCGTTTCCTCAGTGTGGCCTCGCACACCTTCACCACCGCGATGATCTCCTTGATGGTGCGGCGGAAATCGTGCATGCGAGCGGCGACCAGCAAAGCTGCGGACGCAGAACATCAGAATGTCAGAACGTCAGAACGTCAGAGGGTCAGAACATCACGTCACAACGTCAGAACATAAGAACGTCAGAACATTACGTTACAACGTCAGAACATAAGAACATTACGTTACAACGTCAGAACCTAAGAACATTACGTTACAACGTCAGAACATAAGAACATTATGTTACAACGTCAGTACATTAGAACGTCAGAACATAAGAACGTCAGAACATTACGTTACAACGTCAGAACATAAGAACATTACGTTACAACGTCAGAACCTAAGAACATTACGTTACAACGTCAGAACATAAGAACATTACGTTACAACGTCAGAACATAAGAACATTATGTTACAACGTCAGAACATAAGAACATTATGTTACAACGTCAGTACATTAGAACGTCAGAACATTAGAACGTCAGAACATTAGAACGTCAGAACATTAGAACATTACGGAACAACGTCAGAACACAAGAACGTCAGAACATTTGAACATTACGGAACAACGTCAGAACACAAGAACGTCAGAACATTTAGTTAGAACGTCAGAACATAACATTAGAACATTAGAACATTACGTTACGTCAGaacataaaaacattagaaaattACGTTACAACGTCAGAACATAAGAACCCGATTAGCCTTAGGAACCCCTGCCCGACCATTGCACCATTAGGTTTGTGCTCCCTTAGCAGACGCCTTTACCCGAAGCCCCTTAGAGCGAGTCCTAGATACATGTCCCCAAGTAGAGGGAGGTGAGGGCTCATCTTGCCCGGGGATGCCTCAGGCTAGACTGGACctctggggatcgaacccaggaaGACGTCCATTAACCAGTAGCCCCTCCCACAGGCAGCGGAACCTATCAATAGcctgaggaggggggagggggggggggggggcacgcccGGTCCGCGTGCTCCACCAGTGATCGCGGGACACTGGAGGACCGGTGTGCCTCATTGTTATCGTTACGCAACGAGCTGCAGCGGGGCCCTGGAGGAGCGCGGTTACATAAGGGTGATTAGTGCACCATCCCTCCGGAGGCAGAGGGCttctccaccgcctcctcctagCCTCCGACTCCTCCTAAACccacagccgccgccgccgccaccgccgcgctGAACTAGTTCACTCAACGCCCGGGCTCCTCTCCTCGCTGTGATCTGATCAAGCTCTTTGCGCGCGTTTcaaaagagacagggagacgtCCCGGAACTCGGGAAAACAAAAGGCGGAGCGGAGACGTCTGTTCTCCAAACTCTCAAGATAAACATCCCGTCTCTCCCCGGGCATCGCCGCGTCTCACCAACCAACCCTCCCTCACATCTCTCCCCGTCGCCTTTAATGATTCATGAGCATCGGCCATCAATTATTCAGCCCCAGCGGCGGAGGATGACGCGAACACGGACGCTGTTCCACTGAGCGGAAGGGGGCGTGCACTAACCAGGGGCGCGCACGAACCAGGGGCGTGCACGAACCAGGTGCGCGCACGAATCAGGGAGAGTGCACGGCCAGGAGCGTGCATGACCAGGAGCTTGCACTAACTAGGGGCGTGCACGAACCAGGGGCGTGCACTAACAAGGGGCGTGCACGAACCAGGGAGAGTGCACGGCCGGGAGCGTGCACTAACCAGGGCCGCGCACTAACCAAGGGCGTGCACGAACGGGGCGTACACGACCAGGATTGGCACGTCCAGGAGCGTGCACAACCAGAAGCGCGCACCATTGGGAGCGTGCACGACCATTGGAGTGCACGTCTTGGTGTCGTCATGGTATCGTCATGGTAGCGTCGCCATAGTGACGTCACAGTGATGTCACAGTGATGTCACGTTTCGTCAAAACGATGTCATGTTGGCGTCATGGCGATATTGAGATGGCGTGATGTCACCGTGATGTCAGGGTGAGGTCACGGCGAGGTCACCCACCTGCCCCACAGAGGCCGGAGGGCCTCCGGCCCGTGTGCATCCAGtccctcttcatcctctggAGGAGTCGCAGCGCCGTCATCGACACGTCCCGGTTCTTCTCCCCGAACTCCAGCAGCTGGGCGAAGCGCGGGATGTACAGACACGGGtctacacaacaacaacaacaacaacaggtcaACACACTGGGCAACACCAGGCCACGGTCTGGAGGAGGCAAACAGATCGATTAACAACGGCGCATGCACAGGAATAGAAATCACAACAACAGCTGaacaacagacgcacacagataaGAGACAACACagaggtaaacaacaacaccacaggTAAGAGACAACACAGAGGTAAACAACACCACAGATAAGACATACATAGAGAGGTCAACAACATCCTGTGCGATCCCAGTTCTCTGTGGGAAGGCTACAGTGACGGCGTGAGCGAGTCTCACTGTATTCAACCCCAGATCGTATTGCATCACCACAGTGGTACAACAGTAAcaccatcctctccctcccccgcccccccccccccccccctccccccgtcacaGACCAAACCCTGGCGGGTGATCCCCAAAGCTACGTCAGCTGTGAGGAGACATGGCGGAGCTCCCGGTGGATCCTAGGAGTCTGGAACCAGCGCTAAACGTTGGTTTAACCAGCGGCTCTGTGGCGCCGTTACTGTGCGCTACGCTGGGATTACATCACGAGGCAGGGAGGCAGGCTAGCCTAGTGGTGACGGCGTTTTGTCCCACAGCCAAACGGgtgtgggtttgattcccagtgTCTACCCTGCAGGCATCAGCCACCCCTTGGATAAAGGCATCTCCCAAGTGACTAAatgtttaattattaaaaaGGCAGCTCTCGGTTGGTCAGACGAAGAGTGAGTCTAAAACGCCTCATTGGCTGAGCAGTCTCCCTCACCCGACCATCATGTGACCTCCGAACCCTAGACCTGAGGGGTCTTCTGAGAACGGGCCTAAGTGGAACCTGGGCCCTGGTTATGGAACCCAAGCCGCCATGAATCCCGGACCTCAGCCAGTCCTGGTCTTCTGACCAGACCAGATCTTGAGCCGTTGGCTCACAGGAGAACCAGACTCCTAACACTCTCTCTTTGGTGGAACTGTTCTCCAGCTGACCGCCGCAGAACCAAGAAGGAGCAGAAGTCTTATTTGAACCATGAGCTAAACGCCGCATCCTGTTCGGGGCTTTCTCTCCtgacaaatcttttttttttttagatcttCAGCAAAACCAAGCAATAAAGTTTAACAACGTATCAAAACCTCCAGGACATAATAACTGCTCTACCATCGTAGCGCTttacaggggggaggaggggaggggggagagaggagaggagaggggaggagaggaggagaggaggagaggggaggagcagagggaggagaggagaggggaggaggagagaggagaggggaggggaggagcagagggaggagaggagaggggaggaggagagaggaggggaggagcagagaggaggggaggagcagagggaggagaggagaggggaggaggagaggagaggagccgagaagagaggtgaggagaggaggaacagggaggactggaggaggagcagaggggaggagcagagaggagctcaGAGGAGTCATAGCTGGGATGTGATGCGTTTAAAGAGCTCTTCTCTGGAAAGCAGGGCTGGAAATAGGATCCGtccctacccccctcccccccactccccctcaaccaccaccacacagccaGGCCCtctccagcccagcccagcccgaGACCAGACTGGGAGGAGGCCCGACTGAACCAGACCGGCCCGGATCCCAGAGGACCTGGGAACTATTAAAAACGCTGCCGACTTCCAGAGTAACCAGAGGTCGGAGCACGGTGGAGGGCCCGTCAGCTGAGCGCACCCCCCAGCCCCTTTAGAACACTACAGCCCGCTCCCCCTCTTCAGCAGGGCGACCTgactcactctcttcctctctctttatttgagagactcttctccctccctccctccctccctccctccctccccgttaTTTAGGCTACCCCCAATCTCTCTCGCCCGGACTATTATGTCTATCAAAAGCTCTCGGTCTCCCCTTACTTTGCAATTAGCCAACGCTTCTTCTACAATGACGATAAGAATCAGACCACGGCAGCTAAATGGGTTTATTTGTCTATTCAAACAAAAGTACTAATGTAACGGGACACCTCCTAAAAGTCAATTTTTCGTTGCATATTTAGCACATATCGGCTCGATTCATTTATTATGAATGACATTCGTTTAAGTTTGGCCCCGAAACACAATTGGCCCTCAGAAAGCCGCGGCAGACTGTGTATTGAGAACGTGTATTGTGTGGCCAGTCGACCGAGAAACATTGACAGAATCCAAGCAATACAAACACTTTGTTAGCACAGCTTTCTgccgggaggaggagcagacaatACGAGCTCTGTTTGACAACGGGCGCCGCTCGTCGAGGAGGACAAGGGGGCAAGGAAGGGAACGGAGAAGAAAAGCCACGATTTGCATCTCCTGAATTTCACTGGAGCGCACTGACGCATTctgcaggaggggggcggggcgtcATGCTGCTGACGCCACCGCCCAGACCGGATCCCATTGGTCTAACGCCAGCTGGGCTTCAGTGGGGGGGATAGgagccaaaataaaaaatagaacaGACCTcagtaaatgaaaaaaaacgccACTCCAGCACCAGCAGCGATTAAATCGGATTCCCATCGCGGAGCGGACACATCCCGTATGAACGGAAGGACGTCGCTACTGCTTCTGCCGACGTTTACGCGTGTCGGAGGAAAACAAGGGTCGTTCATAACGGAGGATCGTATCCGCGCGGTGCCCGTCCGGATCACCGTTTCGCCGTAAAAAGGGAAACCACGGAAAGCTTCGCGGATCCCCTCCGTGGAGGAGATTAAAAAAGCGGTCCAAGGAAAAAGTGTTTTCCATTGAAGTTGGCGAAGGGACTCGGTCGCTCGGATATATCTCTATGACGCGCCGAGGCTTCCTCTTCCAATTGATCCGCGGTTAGTAAACTTTTTACGCGTTGTCTAGGCTGATCGGTTCCCCCCACACTCACACGTCAACACGGCTGAACCCGTCCCGGAGAGGAGAGCCACCGGTCAGCTGCGTTCCCCGGGACGGTAGGACGGAGGCAGGCCGATGCCCACAGCGGACTGCAGGCTCCTGCACCATGGCCGGATCATGAGGTGTCTCTCCTTCCTGCTCCTGCTTCCAGAAACGCTCAAGAAGAGGTCCAAGAAGAGCGGCACTAGCCTCCCGCTGTGCTACGAGCTGTTCTCCCTGTCGCTGgcgaagaggaagaggatggccGCCGAACTCCACAGCACCGCCAACAGCAACCTGGCGAACCAGCGCTCCACCAacaacacctcctccaccaccactacggTGACGGCCGGGGACAAGCCCGAGAAAGACTCGCCGGTCAACCGGTCCTCGGCCACCCTGTCCTCCACCaactcctccatcaccccctcctcctcctcttcccaccaaaacatcaacaacaacaacctggaCGCGCCGAGTTGGGCGTGCAGTCACCCGACTCTGCGGGAGAGGTAGGACAGAGGACTTCCTCCAGATAGCCCATGTAGTCTTGTTGAATGTCCCTGGTCCCTCAATGAATGTCCCCCTTATTGAATGTCATGTGCATGAGTCGATGAGGGCGAAGTGCAACACGCATGTTTAGTCCATccatcatatcatatcataataataagaagTCACAGACGCCTTCAGTGAGAGAGGATTTGAGATCTgagcctccatctcctcctcctccttcttctgcaGGAACGCGTTGATGTTCAACAACGAGCTGATGGCTGACGTTCACTTCATCGTGGGACCGTCCGGCGAGTCGAGACGGCTCCCGGCCCACAAGGTAAACCCAGCCCCGGTACTAGTCCTCTTGTGGTTTGACGTCTAGGGTATTTCAGCGTGCGACGGGGTTAAATCGGGACGCAGACACCAATGACAGGGTTTTCCTTGAAGGGATTCAGGGTCGACATGTGTTCTGCTGTCGGCAGCGACACCCTGATTCCACAGAGTCATAGCTGTCCATCTTATTTTGGTATTGCCCTAGTGGTCcatcatactttttttttttggtacaCATAGTTaacctcatagcataattgcccaAGTCCTATTGGGATGGGAGAATAGAGTTCCGTTAGATATCataatttggccaaaatatgaatTAGGCAATTATGCAATGAGGCAAACAACATGTAACACCAGTGTTAGAACCAGTCATCACGTTAGAACCAGAACCACTCAGTCGGTCAAATCAAAGGATGCTAAATGAACCTAATCCAATCCCAGTCCCTCCCAGTACATGAACCTAACCCCTTCCCTGTCTCCCAGTACATGAACCTAACCCCATCCCAGTCCCTCCCAGTACATGAACCTAACCCCTTCCCTGTCTCCCAGTACGTGCTGGCGGTGGGCAGCTCAGTGTTCGGCGCCATGTTCTACGGCGACCTGGCCGAGGAGTCGGGCGAGATCCACATCCCCGACGTGGAGCCCGCCGCCTTCCTCATCCTGCTCAGGTAAGCATGGCCGCCTCCCGGAAACGTTCCCGGGGGCCGTTCCCGCCACGAGCGCAGCCGACGGGCCGCGCGGTGTCACTTCAAAGAGCGTCATCACACACCCTTTAAAGCTCCGCCGGTGGCGTGCTGTAATTGCCCgtccccccgtctcctcccccctcattgTTGGAACTTGAAACGCTTTTTATTATTTGCCAGCCGTCGTCATCCGTAGCGATCCACCCTTTGAAGAGGAGTGTAAAATGCAGCGTTGCGGTTATAAATAGGTCGCTTTTGTTTAGTTGCTTGTTCGAACAGAACAGGGCACCAGCACTGTACAGCGTGTGCCTGCTGTTGTCTTCCTGTATCCAACCGGAACGTGgagacagggacacacacacacacacacacacacacacacacacacacacacacacacacacacacacacacacacacacacacacacacacacacacacacacacacacacacacacacacacacacacacacacacacacacacacacacactaaactctGCCCGTGAGCAAGGCACGGGCACTACTGCTGGAGTTGGTTCCCGGGCGCCTCACTACAGTGTGCCGCCCCCTCGCCCCTAGCGTAGGACTGAAtgaaccccgccccccccccccccccagggactaacacactgcccccccccctccccctccaggtacATGTACAGCGACGAGATCGACCTGGAGGCCGACACCGTGCTCGCCACGCTCTACGCCGCCAAGAAGTACATGGTGGCGGCGCTGGCCCGCGCCTGCGTCACCTTCCTGGAGAGCAGCCTGGAGGCGCGCAACGCCTGCGTGCTGCTCTCCCAGAGCCGGCTGTTCGAGGAGCCCGAGCTGACCACGCGCTGCTGGGAGGTCATCGACGCCCAGGCCCTGCTCGCGCTGCGTTCCGAGGGCTTCGGCGACATTGACCGGCCCACGCTGGAGGTGATCCTGCGGCGCGAGACCCTCAACGCGGCCGAGGCCGTGGTCTTCCAGGCCGCGCTGGGCTGGGCCGTGGCCGAGTGCCGGCGGCGGGGGGTGAGCCCCACGCCGGGGAACAAGCGCGAGGCGCTGGGCAAGGCGCTGTACCTGCTGCGCCTGCCCACCATGAGCCTGGAGGAGTTTGCGGACGGCGCGGCGCAGGCGGGCGTGCTGACGCTGGAGGAGACGCACGCCGTGTTCCTGTGGTACACGGCCGCCGTCAAGCCGCAGCTGGGCTTCCCGCTGGCGCCGCGGGCCGGCCTGGCGCCGCAGCACTGCCACCGCTTCCAGTCGTCGGCGTACCGCAGCAACCAGTGGCGCTACCGCGGCCGCTGCGACAGCATCCAGTTCGCCGCCGACCGCCGCGTCTTTGTCGCGGGCCTCGGCCTCTACGGCTCCAGCGGCGGCAAGGCCGAGTACGGCGTCCGCATCGAGCTGAAGCGGCAGGGCGCCACGCTGGCGACGCGCAGCACGGCGTTCGTGTCCGACGGCTCCAGCGGGACCTTCCCGGTGTGGTTCGAGCACCCGGTGCAGGTGGAGCAGGACTCCTTCTACACCGTCAGCGTGGTGCTGGACGGCAACGAGCTCAGCTACTTCGGCCAGGAGGGCATGACCGAGGTGCAGTGCGGCAAGGTCACCTTCCAGTTCCAGTGCTCGTCGGACAGCACCAACGGCACCGGGGTGCAGGGGGGGCAGATCCCCGAGCTGGTCTTCTACGCATGAGCCACTGGGACCCccttgggggggggtgggagtctGGAGCCCATAGCCGGACTCCACTCTTAAGCCTTTGAGTTCACGTAGCATAACGACACTCCGTAGCGGCCCGCCTAGCGGCCTAGTTACTTCTCTCAGACACTATTTAATAAACGGTGAAGGAGCCATTTTATCCTATTTATTTTAacgttattattttttaatttaattatttttgttaCATGAAATGGAGAAGGACGATGGCGCGCGTCACGTGACCGGTCGTGCTGCTGAAGACTCCCCCGCTAGCAATGTGTTTGGTGTTTGCCGCCTTAAGGAGCGACGTTCGGGGACGCTCGCCTCTCCGCGTCGAGCACGGAGCTTCTTGCGGCGGGATGGGAGCTAGGCTAAGCTAACGCCGCTCCATACAGCCTCCAGGAACCTCGGCGAGGGATGACTTGTTGGGGTGCTGCTAGCCTGATGCTGTTGGCGCCATTAGCTCTGAAGGCTAATGTGATCGAGCCAAGCAGTGACCGTGGAAACTCCTCACGTCGGATTGGTGGAGGCTCTCGCACGCGGGCGATACCGCAGCCAATCGGGACGGGACGCACAAGAAGCAACAACGCTCATGTTTAGGGTTTGAATTAACATTGAAATAAATAAGAGGAAGAATTCCCTGTAAACAGAAAACTAAAGTTGTTTTGCACCAGGGAGACGGACTCCGTAACGTTGCATCTtttgtaaaaaacaacaacatttgttcAAACTGTTGGCAGCTTGATGCTGCTGAAACTGCTGTGTTCTAAATGCTTGTGACCCTGAGAAACATAAAGGTTATCACGTGACTG
Coding sequences within:
- the LOC132457293 gene encoding BTB/POZ domain-containing protein 6-B-like, translating into MPTADCRLLHHGRIMRCLSFLLLLPETLKKRSKKSGTSLPLCYELFSLSLAKRKRMAAELHSTANSNLANQRSTNNTSSTTTTVTAGDKPEKDSPVNRSSATLSSTNSSITPSSSSSHQNINNNNLDAPSWACSHPTLRERNALMFNNELMADVHFIVGPSGESRRLPAHKYVLAVGSSVFGAMFYGDLAEESGEIHIPDVEPAAFLILLRYMYSDEIDLEADTVLATLYAAKKYMVAALARACVTFLESSLEARNACVLLSQSRLFEEPELTTRCWEVIDAQALLALRSEGFGDIDRPTLEVILRRETLNAAEAVVFQAALGWAVAECRRRGVSPTPGNKREALGKALYLLRLPTMSLEEFADGAAQAGVLTLEETHAVFLWYTAAVKPQLGFPLAPRAGLAPQHCHRFQSSAYRSNQWRYRGRCDSIQFAADRRVFVAGLGLYGSSGGKAEYGVRIELKRQGATLATRSTAFVSDGSSGTFPVWFEHPVQVEQDSFYTVSVVLDGNELSYFGQEGMTEVQCGKVTFQFQCSSDSTNGTGVQGGQIPELVFYA